The nucleotide sequence attaaaatgtatcTATTCatcagaaaaatattaaaaaaaaaattaataaaaattagaaatgtaGAATAATGTAATGTATcttttttttacatcttttacgTTTATTAATGGGTTTATATTATAacgcattttttattttaaccagTTTTGACAAAATCTACAAAATGGTGCATGCgcctcaaaaattttttttatcaagaatATGTCctggtttaaatttttttcaccttCACTTAGATCCATATGTAGCGCGCAACACCAATGTGGTGACGTCGGCCGTTAAGCGATATTTTTCGCGCGACACCACCGTTGTGTCGCCAGATGGCATAGtgttaagttttatttgacaCTTGTTTACACATCATAATTGTAAATAACTTTGACTcgaaaaagtttctttctgAATTCGATTCTAAAACATTGTAAACGTTATAAAAACTTCTCGAGAGCAAAAGTAATACAACAATATCTCAAAGTTTTgcgttttttcttaataattaaattctgtAGTGATAATAGATAACAAATTCCCTAAATAAATACTCATGATGTTTTTATATGCACCATGAAGTGTATAGCCATCCCTCTTATGCCCTTTTTCATAGTgcatataaaaatatcaagaatgtgaatattaaaatgaaattacatTGGGAAAATATTTCCTCTCAATTCCCATACTATATATTTTATCTCTACCTATAAGTACGAAAGCTTTTTATCTCTACCTATCTTTCATAGATGGCTctaaatgtatttaatttctttatttgccacatagaaaatgttaaagaaataACTAGCATTCTCAAgcttctaaattaaaaaactaaaattattgttttagattCTTCACCTCACAGAGAATCTGCTCAGATTATCGTTAAATCTCCTAGTACACCTAGAAGACGAACAGGTAATTATAATTGTTCATACTCTATCACTTACTTAAAATGATTTACAAAACTGTTGTGCTTACAGATTTGAACAgaagaattaatttgttaCGTCATGGATTAACAACAAGAAGTATCAACTTAACACCTAAGGCCAAGAAATTTTATACCATAGCACGGAACATGATTTCTGTTAGTCGAAGGTTACAGCGGGAAAATGCAACAGTGAGAAGACGACTCTTTGAGGCcaagaattttttgaattcaagcGATTCTTTTGTTGACAAAGTTAATAGAACGacatttaatttcataaattcgCAATTACTTATGCAAGGGAAAAGAAGTAAAGGACGGCGTTACACAATAGAGGACAAAATTTTTGCTTTGTCGCTATTAAAACAAAGCCCAAAAGGCTATCGCCTCCTACAAAAAACTTTCGCGTTGCCATCTCGAAAAACACTTTTAACGTTACTAAATAATGTTCCATTCAGTGTAGGCATTAATGAACCAATTTTCAAAGCACTTGAGGTATCAGTGGCTAAGATGGAACACCATGATAGGTATTGCTGTTTAATGTTTGATGAGATGTCTATAGAACCATCCTTgtcatataataaaaaaacaggTCGCATTGAAGGGTTTGAGGATTGCGGTGATGGTAGACGAAAAAAGTTTGCTGATCATGCGATGGTGTTTATGGCCCGTGGATTGAGGAAGAAATGGAAGCAACCAATtgcttatttttttctgaaaatggCATGAATGCACCCAATATAGTGCGAAATTTAAAAACCATTATTACATCTCTACGTAATATCGGTTTAATTGTAGTTGCGACTGTTTGTGACCAACTTAGTATTAATTGTACAGCCATAAAAATGTTAGTTGATGAAACAAACCGAAAATTTGCTCAAAAAGAAGCAGAAAACAGATTGTTCGGTTTTGATGTTGATGGTCTGGAGGTGATCCCATTGTTTGATGGCCCCCATTTGCTGAAAGGTTTGAGAAATAACCTACTAGAACATAATATTAGCTTTCAATGGAAAAGTGGACGTCAAACAGCTTCCTGGAAGGACATTGTTAACTTATACGAATTAGATGATGGTGATTATGATAGTAGAATGCTGTACAAGTTAACGGAGGCACATGTtgtgaaacaaaaaatgaaaaaaatgaagGTGAAACTGGCAGCCCAAGTGTTCTCACATAGGGTTTCATCTACAATGAGAGGACTAGTCAAGTTTggtaagtttttaatgaatcatTACATACATTAACTTAATGTTATTTCAAGTGTTGTTTTgtgttaacattttaaataactttatttaattgttttaaaacagaTTATACTTTggtgattaaaatttatttttttcaatcacCAAAGTATAAtctgttttaatataaataattaaatataataggTGATATGgataaagaaatatatattaaataactttatatcattttttatgtattaaatttaaaacttatttttgtattttaggtACTTGTCTGCCAGACACTGCAGTAGACACTGCAGATTTCTTGTTATTTGGGGATAAGTTATTCGACAGCGTCAATGGGAGTATGTTACACGCCGAAGAGGGAAAACCTTTAAAGGGTGCAGTGACGAACTCGTCACCTCATTTGTTTTTTTGGGAGGAGGCTATAAAAGTCTTAAATTCTGTGAGTATTTTAAAACCAGGAGGACAAACATCTGTGCCCcctacaataaaaaattggaTTACAACCTTGAAgggtttaaaatatatttggtGCAAAATGAGACAGAATGGGTTTGAATATCTTTTAGTAAGAAATTTAAACCAAGATCCCGtggaaaatttcttttcttgcaTACGAAGCCACGGGGTCAGAAATATCAATCCAACAGTTGATGCTTTTACAAATTCATTCAAAACTTTATTAGTGAACAATTTTGTCTCTTCTCATTCTGTGGGGGCTAACTGTGAGTTGGATGAAAGTGAGGGTGTTATTAACTCCCTGAGGGAATTTCTTACCAACCACAacagaagagaagaaaaatatatattggAAGAGGATGATCAAGAAGAGGTTAACGAAAATACCTACAATGTCAACCGTTCTGACCTTGTCATTCAACACCATTCTTACATGGCAGGTTATTTTGCTAAATGTATCATACGAATTGTTAAAGGGtgcaaaaattgcaaaggaCAACTTATTTCTGAACATGATATGGAAGAACATCAGCTTATTGCTGTGAGAGAATATTCACTAAATAAATTACTGCGCCCAAATTCGAAATTTATACAAGTTTACAGTATATGTAACGAAATAATGCATCTCAATTTAGCTAAAAAATGTGTAGATAACAATATTAGCATTCAGTTGATtgctttaataaaacaaaatttaaatattaattttaattgtcaaaaacataatttgaaagatttatttattaaaaaatttgttcatttctatatattttgttggataaaaaatgtaaataaaattttaaaagggGTAGACAATAGAAATATTAATGATTGTATTAAAGAATTAGCTGTAGATAAATGTAAcaaatggaaaaagaaaaaggaagctattaagaatttaaagaaataaaaatcttaaatagaaaatgtgtttttattGTTCTTCATCAAAATAAACAGgaataaatgataataattattaaataataattattatacatatataattgTTTCTATGTCATATTTTGTGTAAATATCATGCTATTACTCTGTATTTTATATAAGATTTATCCTATAATATCTGTGCAatgtaattaatgttaaaatttactattttaTGCATGAACACTAGAAAAATGTAGATTacacgtttttattttatgtgaaAAATGCATTACTAGTACAAGAAATAGTGTATTTTAAcagtaaaaattgtattgcACAAGCTTCATAGgatacaacttttataaaataatgtcgATACACTATGttatttacaacaaatacGACATAGAAACAATTATATAAGTATAATTTTAcagcaaaaaaaattcaaaattcccGCTATTCGTAGCGCACGTCGCACCTAACATCAGCGCCAATGACGACTGGCACCTTAACTAAATACTTAATACGAGGATTGTGATGAGAGATGCCTATCTATATATACCTTATCTGTGGATTGACTCAAAAACAATTCTGGTCGAAAGAACATCCTTtatcactaaaaaaaaaatcagcgACAAGTGTAGCTCCACATAATTCAAGTCTCGGGATTGAAATTGTCCACTTTCCACCCATGAAATAAGTCTTAATTGATGAATCGAGCTCTTCACAACGCAAATAAGCGATTGTAGCATATCCAATTTCAGAAGCGTCACAGAACAAATGAAGTTGACAAGTTTTATATGAGTTTGATAACATCATACGGGGTAGATTAAAGCTTGACAACGaagaaagtttttgtttaaatagtTCCCACTTGTCTTGTTATATAAGGCACTGTTAATTTCTACAGGATCGAGTGTATGATCAGGCTTTAAATCCTTCACATGCCAATTTCCTTTTGATTTACCATCCCTATCCTCTAATTCATAAGTATTTAtacctaatttatttttaattttatatggaCCTGTAAACTTTTTTCCTAATTTAGCTGAATAATTCTTTGAAGCGTCTGATAGTGAATATTCTCTTTTCCAGACATAATCACCTAATTTAAATTGTACTTGTCTATGtcgtaaattataattatgtttagtttttaaatgagaatcatttaattttgtttttacaaattttctaattatttttagtttatttgttttttcgtCGGACTCATTTTCTGTCGTATTACTATCAACCATGCTAATTTTATCTCTGTTATGTGCATATTGTCTACCATCTAGTATCATTTCATtaccaaaattaataaaataaggtGTGTTTTGGGTTACTTCCGATTTAGATGTTCTTAAGGCACACCCTAATTGCGGTAAATATTTATCCCAAAGTTTTTGATTGTTTGTAATGTAGGATGAGATCATTACTTTAATTATACGATTATACCTTTCTGAAAAGTTTGGTTCGGGATGATATAAGGGATTGTTAAGTAATCTTACTCCATattctttaagaaaattattaaaatctttgcTTTTAAATTGCACTCCGTTATCTGTTTTAAGATATTCGGGTActccaaaaattaaaaatacattgtTTTCTAGTATTTTTTGTACTGTTTTAGTATTTGAATTTCTCATAGGAAAGAATAATGTAAACTTACTGAAATAATCGCAAattgttaatataaatttatttccttGAGAACTTGTTACTAGAGGACCTATAATATCTGTTGCAATATATTGCCAACAAGAAGTAATATTTGGCTTTGAACCCATTTCTCCcgctttttttctttgttctgGTTTTTGTTCTTGGCATATACGACATCTATTAataaatctataacaatctGATTTTAATCTTGGCCAATAATAATTAGCAAGAATTCTATGGTATGTTTTGTGGATTCCTAAATGACCTGCTTTTGGATGACTATgatatttatctaaaattttgtttctggCTGCTTTTGGTACAACTAATTTCCAATTATGTACCTCactgttaaaattattatcttgtatatgtttatataatttgttattCTCATCAATTCTCCAATTAGGAAAATCTAATGGTTtcgtattaatttttgtaaataattttgaataccATTTATCAGGTTTATAATCGTCTTCGTTAATTTCTATTATGTTAAGTGTTTTATTTGGTtcgttattttcattattgttGTCTCTATTATTACCCAATGAAGTTCGTGATAAGCAGTCTGCTACAACATTGTATTTACCTGGCCTAtggataatttcataattaaaaCCCTGCAAACGTAAAACCCATCGTCCTAATCTACCGTTTGGATTTTTAAGGTTGTGTAACCAAACGAGGCTGTGATGATCGGTTATGACTGTAAACTTTTGTGGACCTTCTATATAACATCTGAGTTTTTCACATGCCCAAATAACTGCTAAGCATTCTCGTTCTGTAACTGTGTATTTTTGTTCGTTATACGTTAATGATCTTGATATGTATGCTATAACATGTTGTGAATTATTATATTCTTGGAAAAGAACAGCGCCAATTCCATTAGAACTAGCATCGCATTGCAAAGTAAAAggatatttgaaatttggacAAGAGAGTATAGGTGCCGATACTAATGCActtttaatatcattaaatgCTTTTTCGCATTCCGTAgtccatttaaatttaacatttttacgtGTTAAGGATGTTAAAGGCGCTACTATAGAGGACATGTTTGGTAAAAATCGTCTGTACCATGAAATCATACCTATTATGCGTCGTACTTGTTTAGGGGTTTTTGGTGATGGCATATTTACAATTGCAGATACTTTTTCTGGGTCTACATTTAATCCAGCTCTATTTACAATATAACCTACGTATTTTAATTCATCTCGACAAAATTtgcatttttctttgtttagtGTTAAATTTGCAGCCCTCAATCTACgaaaaacttcttttaatattttaatatgagTCTCAAAATCTGGTGTTACTATTATAATATCATCAAggtatttaaacaaaaatggtTCTAATTCTGGACCGAATATTCTATCCACTAAACTTTCAAACGTTGCTGGTGCATTAGTTAAGCCAAAGGGCATTCGTACAAATTGATACATGCCACGACCTGGTATACTAAAAGCAGTAAATTTTCTACTATTTTCCTCTACTTTAATTTGCCAGTAGGCGGATGTAATATCTAAACTACTTAAATAACGTGCATTACCTAACCTATCtaatattgatgatatttgtgGCAGGGGATATGCGCTTTTCTCAGtgacattatttaattttcggtAATCAATACAAAACCTATAGCTACCATCTCGTTTTGGGACCATTAAAATAGGAGAATTCCATCCTGAATTACTTTTTTCAATCACTCCCAATTCAAGCATACggttaatttcttcattaattttttgttgaatataATTACTAACGGgataatttcttgattttattGGTTGACtgttacaaataattttgtgttctACTAAATTTGTGCATCctaaattaatatcttttatttcattaaagtAATTGTTAACCACATTATTTAATTCATGTTTTTGTTCGAATGTTAAATCTTCACtagtttgaattaaattgatatttaaattttgattttgtttctGTTCATCATTGAAGTAAAACTCTCCTAACCTTAGGTTTGGTACTAATGCCATTTTTATCCAAAATATTGTACCCAACACTATTGTATGATGTACACTTGGCACTACATAAATATCAAAGATATgggttttgttttgcaatgTAATAGGAATAGTCATCATTCCTATGCATTCAAGTTCGTCATTATTTGCAATAGTACAcgtagtattttttattggttttaatttgatacctaagttcaataatattttataacctGTATTACCtaagaaaatttggtttgcacCAGAATCTAACATTCCATTCATTTCATATccataaatagaaatttttacaTGTGGACATGTATTGTTATTATTGGATTGAGACAACATATAATCAAGAATTGGTTTGTTTGATTTATGATATgctttgatttctttttgtgtacataaattatttaaattaaatttgatgacCGATTTTTCAGGTGTTTTAAGAAATTCACGGTCTAGGAACTTCttgaaaattagttttttgacTTTTTGAGAATACAATGATTTGCGTAGTGGTTACGTTGACCACAGCGGTAACAAGTTATGACCTTATTTGGTTTATTGTCtgttatgttattattttcgGGTGTTCGAGATGTGTAAGATGAACGATATGATTGTTGATAGTTATCACGTTGAAACTGATTTTGTTCTTTACTATTACCTTTATCAAATTCGTGATAGTTAGAATCTTTTTGAATATTTGGGTTACCAAATCGATGATTTCTATCTCTACTAGAACTTAAGCTCCTATCTCTATTTCTACTTTCTGACCATTCCCTGtatctacttttattttctcgCATGTTTGCGTTTCTATCACTTGACTCATATCTATATTTGTGTTCTGATCTACCTTTATATCTATCTCCTGATCTATCTCTATATTTGTATTCGAATCTATCTCCTGATCTATCTCTACATCTGTGTTCTATTCTATTTCTATATCTATCTTCTGATCTATCTCTATCTTCTGATCTATTTCTATATCTATCTCTCGATCTATCTGTATATCTATCTTCTGATCTATCTCTACATCTATCTCTCGATCTATCGCTATCGTTGTctatgttttctttaaaattaacgcTAAGCGTATTAAGTATCTTTTTTGTTCCCCTATTATAAGCTAAATCTGACTCTATTGTGGTTTTATTTAGAGTAGGTGGTACAAAATTTACTATTGATTCGCGAGTCGAATCCAAAGTACGGCATAACTCAATTAATTGGTTTTCAGTTGTAATGGTAACTAGGGTTAGTTGTGTTTGATAGAATGGTAAGATGTTTTTACGAAGTATTCGTAATTTAAGCTCTTCGCTTACAGAGATTGTCAACCTTTTAAATAGATTATTCATTATAGCTACATAGATACCTATTGATTCGTTTTCGCCTTGAGTTCGCGTTTTAATTTGGTTCCATAATTTATCATTATAGTCTCGTGGTAAAAATTCATCGCGTAAATGTTATAGAGTATCCCAATCATAAATTGAATCACGGATAgatctaaaaaatattaaagcttTTCCTTCAAAAAGTTCAACTGCGCTTTTAAACaggtttagtttatttatacCTCTTGAAGCACATAATTCATTAATTCTTTCTAAAAAAGCAGTAATAGTGAATTCATCTTCACCagagaattttaaattccactttgttatttcattcatgtctttcaaataaagttgttcaagcatttttgttatattagcATCGTCTGATTTTTTAAGAGGAGTTGATGTTTGAGTATTTCCTATTGAAGGAGTAGGACTAGCAATTGTTTCAGATTGAAGAGATAAATCTAAAGGGACTGTTTCTGTCTTATTTTTACTAACATTTTCTTGAACAGAATGTAATCGAGTAACAAAACACATTGTTTCTGTCAATAATTTACCTCGTTCTGCGCAAATTACTTTATCGGCTGACTCTAATTTTTCTAGTCTATTAAGTAAATGACATAACTTAGTTTCCAGTTTTTTCACAAATGATGGTGAGACTTCATCTGTTTCAAATAAGgttttaatatcaattaattttttatttatgacgtTTATTTCTGCCTGTTCATTGACTTCAAAATCAGATCTAAAACTTTTACCACTCTTTTCTAACAAAAGAAGttctcttaaaattttaaccatCTCTTTACAATTATGAGAGTCATCTACTTGACCTCCTCTACtatttatttcgaaaattagTTCGTCTTTCAGTAATCTATCAGGCGATAgtgttaacatttttattgatttatttgtaATAGCTACTCTAATTATTGGCAAGAAAGGAATCAAAACCGATAAACACTTTTAACGTTGGGCGCCAAAAATGCTACACTCTCAGGGCATtataaggaaaaaaaatattttgaaatactgTAAggtaatgatttataataaagaaaaaaaaatctaagaattgacaatataaaaaaaaatcttaaattttaaaaattttaaaattaatttaacattttcaattgcaCAACTGCTTTCCGATTTATAATGATATGCGCAAGAATTTTGACTCAACGAAAGCAAAGGGCAATATATATTatcttgtaaattaataatcactGGCTTTACCGATGATAATAGGTCTCTCaataccttttctttttgagatcCCTTTACAAACACCACCTCCACTCCGCATGTATGCTGTTCCAGAATGTCTTTCAGTTGATTATAGGGTACATATCCATTCTCGTAATGCAAATGGTGTAAGTTATTCTCCTCCCAACGCACTTGTCGACATTCTCGCTTATTGAGTCTTTCATAACTTATATCAGGTTGAAATATGAAATGGGAAATCGACTCACCATCACCGATAGCCAATTCTTTAACTCGAAATCCCGAAGATAAAGTAAACCCTTGCATATCGATGACTTTAATTGGATTTCTCGATGCCATTATATTTAAGCGATGTAAACTGCTTAAAATAGGAGCTACAAGTTCCTCAATTTCTTTATGTTCACAACACTCTTACTTCAATACTGTTGAACACGATTTTCTATCTGCTATTTAAAGCATACCTCCTCCGAAGTGGGGTTTTCAATGGCCTCACGTCGTGTAACCTTCATTTCAGGTCACGTACACGGTCAATGTCAtggtcacaattaaggttgacttcaaggtctccgttgagatcaaagtaaaggtcattgttcaggtcaaggttactgatcaaggtcatggtcactaaacgtgatcttgacctgaggtgagctcaaagtaaaggtcattgtttaggtcaaggttactggtcaacgaccccctttgcaatagccgattctggaacctcctcccagaacctcagggcaaggtcaaggtcatggtcactcaacgtgaccttggccttgaccttgacctgaggttctgagaggaggttctagaatcggcttttatctactactgttacaaatgttattttttttaaattctatttatataatttttgttaattagaCGAAGCCTGTTTGtatagtaaaaaaatattataaaattattaataaccttCTCTACCACAAGCTTGTGTTCAGCGAGTaagattgtaaaaaaaaaaaaataatagattAATAAATGTGTTGTCTCTCAAACAGAACTtctttacacaaaaaaaatagtttataatatatataggTTGTGAAGCAgccgaaataataaaaaaaatgatgaatcgATCTGACCTTAATGGATACCGTCTTCAAATCGAAAGATCTCAGAATCCTCAGCCCTTTTAATTCCTCTGGATGGCGGTGGATTAAATTTGAGGATGATAATTTGCTCTCAGAGCAAATGGTGGAATAAAAaaggagaaagaaaaaaagcctatattgaaaaatgaaaattctatgTGTTAGTATTAAGtttcagcaaaaaaaaaataatgaatgattttatttaacaagaATGACGAAAATCTTACCTCAATTTCCACGAGGCTTTAcgtcgaataaatttttatttcgtgataaaacaaaatccgGAAAACTCCGTAAAATGATAATTACTATTATCAGAAGAAATTATCGTAATGTGAATTAATCCGCTAACTTGCGTTTTGTCTTCACgactcaaaatttattataagaaattttaacgATGTCGAAATCAACAAATTATTCTGTCACAATCGATGCTATCACGTTGACGAAAAATTCCGAATGTTATGAAAGCATATCCGGGTTTTCTTATATACCCTTACTAACAAAAACTTGGTCTTAACGTCATTTCTTGGACTGCgtgtttcaaaacaaatttttaacaaaagttatatttaatatttatataaaatgaaaatttataattgttactaaaatgttgaataaaatttagagcaatattaaaagtttaaagtaattaatattttgttaaatttccaCCTATGGTTGAATGGAGAAAGTTGAGGAAcgggtttatttatttttataaaataggaATTGCCATTATTGAGGATACTGCTGAAAAGATGCATCatagatcaaaaaaaaaaaattaatagcagtTACCTTacgttttctcttttttttttttaaacacaaaaacaCAAAAGGAATAATATCCGTAACAcgattaattatttcaaatttacatattatatttacaccaaaattaaaaatacatatagttcgttttttttctataatacctgtcaatgtaaattttttagggtttctgctggtattatctaggatccttataaaatgtatgttgttttcctgatttttagtaacattctcagtaactaaatagatgaggttaaaatactaataaattttcagataaatacgattttaacgaagtacatatttattgtaaaaacgtgctacaaagtaattaagtAGAACAAAAtaccttttctaggtaaataaatggcaaataaacaccccacaacattttttatgcactttttctttttgaataacgaaagctcagATATCAGTGTGACAtatctatttcaaaacatgataaaacaaaactctctgttaattttgccaactttgcaacaatttgacaggtattatagaaaaaaaaatgaactatacttaaaaattattacttttatcaTTGAAATTACCAGTATTTATATCCAATATAGGATATAAATGTGTTGTTCCTGACTGCACTCACAGCGATAAAAAGGTCACATTTCATTCTTTTCCACAAGATCCAGAGGtgagttttattttaagttattttaatttaatttaattatttaaaaacatttatattaacGTTTTCCACCTGAGATTTGCTTGTGGTAATTCCACAGCGGTTTAATGTGTTTATACATGTTGTCTGGAAATTGCGTTCATATATTTAAAGGGGTGATTCTACATAAAAACCATGAAGAATAGTTCATATAAAGATGTGTCCTAAAGTGATTCCTAAAGGAGCTAGGGCACTTTGAAGATGAAGATGAATAACCACATTGAACCCCTCGTTTCTGAGATAAATAACATTAAGTAAAATGtatgaaattatcactaaAAATCATAGTAGGATCCTTTCATTGCTTGTATTGCTCCTTTCATTTTAGTACATACCTTTATGTgaactttttttaatgaactttTATGTTGAATCATCCCTttaaatatatgaatgcaATTTCCGGACATTCTGTGTATTTATGTCTttagaaatatgttttaaagCCACATTACCTCTTGCAGTTGTTCAGATTATGGGTACAAGCAATTGGACGACAAGATATTTCAATCTCTCGGAGAAGAGTTTCAAGGATTTGTGATGTCCACTTTTCAATGGAACACAAGTATTTCATGAATCGAAATAGGTCAAATTTAAAGGCAAGGGCAATACCTACATTATATTTGCCAGGTACTAATGACTTATATATGAAAAATAACTATTTGAACAaacaaatcttattatttttttttaagggaACTCTGTTACACTACCTTCAACAGAACATGAAGTTTTAGACCCAATAGCCAGTTGCAGTAACATTCAGGATTTACACTGTGGCGTCAAAGGTAAACAAGAGTagtatttgaattttaacacTTTGCCGTCCGCACGtttcgcaaaaatttattcgctTGGCGCCGGCAGAAAATTCAGATTACTTAGATTAAGGTGACCATTCGTACTGGTTTTACCAGTACAGTACTGCTTTTTTGGTAATTAGTCCTGGTTAATTGCGAAGTGAAACCAGTACACAAAATTTATCAAACCATTTAGGGAGatgagttattattaaaatgtatcTATTCatcagaaaaatattaaaaaaaaaattaataaaaattagaaatgtaGAATAATGTAATGTATcttttttttacatcttttacgTTTATTAATGGGTTTATATTATAacgcattttttattttaaccagTTTTGACAAAATCTACAAAATGGTGCATGCgcctcaaaaattttttttatcaagaatATGTCctggtttaaatttttttcaccttCACTT is from Onthophagus taurus isolate NC chromosome 8, IU_Otau_3.0, whole genome shotgun sequence and encodes:
- the LOC111422930 gene encoding uncharacterized protein DDB_G0287625-like, with product MNNLFKRLTISVSEELKLRILRKNILPFYQTQLTLVTITTENQLIELCRTLDSTRESIVNFVPPTLNKTTIESDLAYNRGTKKILNTLSVNFKENIDNDSDRSRDRCRDRSEDRYTDRSRDRYRNRSEDRDRSEDRYRNRIEHRCRDRSGDRFEYKYRDRSGDRYKGRSEHKYRYESSDRNANMRENKSRYREWSESRNRDRSLSSSRDRNHRFGNPNIQKDSNYHEFDKGNSKEQNQFQRDNYQQSYRSSYTSRTPENNNITDNKPNKVITCYRCGQRNHYANHCILKKSKN